The following are encoded together in the Neomonachus schauinslandi chromosome 15, ASM220157v2, whole genome shotgun sequence genome:
- the ADPRM gene encoding manganese-dependent ADP-ribose/CDP-alcohol diphosphatase has translation MDDKPDPGTLSENSEVLFSFGVIADIQYADLEDGYNFQGNRRRYYRHSLLHLRSAIEHWNMEGSPPRCVLQLGDIIDGYNAQYKVSEKSLELVMNTFQMLKVPVHHTWGNHEFYNFSRNYLTNSKLNTKFLEDQIVHHPETVPSEDYYAYHFVPFPQFRFILLDAYDLSVLGVDQSSPKYQQCLKILKEHNPNSELNSPQGLSEPQFVQFNGGFSQEQLNWLNEVLTFSDTNQEKVVIVSHLPIYPEASDSVCLAWNYRDALAVIWSHKCVVCFFAGHTHDGGYSEDPFGVHHINLEGVIETAPDSQAFGTVYVYPDKMMLKGRGRVPDRIMNYKKENAFQF, from the exons ATGGACGATAAGCCTGACCCTGGAACCCTGAGTGAGAATTCGGAAGTTCTCTTCTCCTTTGGAGTGATAGCAGATATCCAATACGCTGATTTAGAAGATGGCTATAACTTCCAAGGAAACAGACGAAGATACTACAGACACAGTCTGCTTCACTTACGGAGTGCTATTGAACACTGGAATATGGAGGGCAGCCCGCCCCGCTGTGTGCTTCAGCTTGGGGATATCATTGACGGGTATAACGCACAGTACAAAGTGTCCGAAAAGTCGCTCGAACTTGTTATGAACACTTTCCAGATGCTTAAAGTCCCCGTTCATCACACGTGGGGGAACCACGAGTTCTATAACTTCAGCAGAAACTACCTAACAAATTCTAAGCTTAACACAAAGTTTCTAGAAGACCAGATTGTGCACCATCCCGAGACTGTGCCTTCGGAGGATTACTATGCTTATCACTTTGTCCCATTCCCTCAATTCCGGTTCATTTTACTGGATGCTTACGACTTGAGCGTCTTAGGCGTGGATCAGTCCTCTCCAAAATACCAGCAGTGTCTGAAGATACTGAAGGAGCACAATCCAAATTCGGAGTTGAATAGTCCGCAAG GACTTTCTGAGCCCCAGTTTGTCCAGTTTAATGGAGGATTCAGCCAAGAGCAGCTGAACTGGTTGAATGAAGTTCTTACGTTCTCTGACACAAACCAGGAAAAAGTGGTGATTGTGA GCCATCTTCCCATTTACCCAGAGGCCTCTGACAGTGTGTGCCTGGCCTGGAATTACAGAGATGCCCTGGCAGTCATTTGGTCTCACAAGTGTGTGGTGTGTTTCTTCGCTGGTCACACTCACGATGGTGGCTACTCTGAGGATCCTTTTGGTGTGCACCACATCAACCTAGAAGGGGTTATTGAAACGGCTCCGGACAGCCAGGCTTTTGGCACCGTTTATGTCTACCCTGACAAAATGATGTTGAAAGGGAGAGGCCGAGTTCCAGACAGAATTATGAATTATAAGAAGGAAAACGCTTTCCAGTTTTAG
- the LOC110584580 gene encoding protein SCO1 homolog, mitochondrial, which yields MAGLWLVPSPSMRLPGGRLWRLLPHGLGWAPAEGAARVWLRQLGARREEAWQTSELARSGRGSRPLSTGMPPPPGSSGPEPKGRRDPMRPSKPGPVSWKSLAFTFAIGGALLAGMKYFKKEKTEKLEKERQRSLGKPLLGGPFSLTTHTGEPKTDKDYMGQWVLIYFGFTHCPDVCPEELEKMIQVVDEIDNIPTLPNLTPLFITIDPERDTKEAIANYVKEFSPKLVGLTGSKEEIDQVARAYRVYYSPGPKDEDEDYIVDHTIIMYLIGPDGQFLDYFGQNKKNAEIAGSIAAHMREHRRKS from the exons ATGGCGGGGCTCTGGCTGGTCCCCAGCCCCAGCATGCGGCTTCCGGGGGGCCGACTTTGGCGGCTCCTGCCTCACGGGCTCGGCTGGGCCCCGGCGGAGGGGGCCGCCAGAGTCTGGCTGAGGCAGCTCGGCGCGCGGCGAGAGGAGGCGTGGCAGACCTCGGAGCTGGCTCGCAGCGGCCGGGGAAGCCGGCCCTTGAGCACGGGGATGCCGCCCCCTCCAGGGTCGTCCGGCCCCGAGCCGAAGGGCCGCAGAGACCCCATGCGCCCCTCCAAGCCCGGG CCGGTTTCCTGGAAGTCTTTGGCATTCACATTTGCAATTGGTGGAGCTTTATTGGCTGGAATGAAGTacttcaagaaagaaaagacagaga agctggagaaggaacgGCAGAGAAGCCTGGGGAAGCCTTTGCTGGGGGGCCCGTTTTCCCTCACAACACATACTGGAGAGCCCAAAACTGACAAAGACTACATGGGTCAGTGGGTATTGATTTATTTTGGCTTCACTCATTGCCCTGATGTCTGTCcagaagaactagaaaaaatgATTCAAGTCGTGGATGAGATAG ATAATATTCCAACTCTGCCAAATTTAACTCCACTTTTCATCACTATTGACCCAGAAAGGGACACAAAAGAAGCCATCGCAAATTATGTGAAAG aattttctcCCAAACTGGTTGGCCTGACTGGCAGCAAAGAAGAGATTGATCAAGTGGCCCGAGCATACAGGGTGTATTACAGCCCTGGCCCCAAGGACGAGGATGAGGACTACATA GTGGATCATACAATAATCATGTACTTGATTGGACCAGATGGTCAATTCCTAGATTATTTTGGCCAGAACAAGAAGAATGCTGAAATTGCAGGTTCCATTGCCGCGCACATGAGGGAACACAGGAGGAAGAGCTAG